The DNA window CCAGCATTTCGAGCAAAGCGATAGTGGCGTACATCGCGTCGGCCCCGATTTGGAAACGCGGGAATATAAATCCGCCCAGGGTTCCGCCGACAAAATCGGCTCCGCCCCGGATGTGGGCATTCATCATTGCCAGATGATCGTTTCTAACCCGGGTAACTTCCACGCCGTACTCGCGGGCCAACCCTTCGACCCCCATCGACGCCGCAACCGGTACCGCGATACGCCGCGATTTGTGGCTGCGAAGATACAAATCGGTCACGAGCAGAAGAAGCAGTTGCGAGCCGACTTCGTCTCCCTGACCGTCGATGACAATCATCTTTTCCGCGGAGGGGTTTATCATGACTCCCAAATCGGCCGACAATGACGTCACGATCGTTGATAGCTGCTTGATTTTATCCTGCAATTCGTGCAAATGGTCCGCGGCGCGCAAAGGATTGGGATAAGCGTTAAGGCTCAGGGCATCGATCCCGAGGGATGATGTGATGGCTGGAAAAAACTGACCGGCCGACCCGTATGAATAATCGATAACGATCTTGAAATCACGGCGGCGCACGGTTTCGCCGTCAATCATCCGCAAAAACGCGTCGCTATAATTCTTGAACAACCCCTCCTGTTCCTCAAGATGACCGGTATTGGCCAGAGAGGCTCGGGGGAAGTCTTCATTGGTAAACGAGCGTGCGATCTTTTTGGTTATTGAGGTTGGCAGATCGAGTCCGGAATCGTCGAGGAAAATTATATCAACCACGTTATAGTTGTCCGGGTTGTGGCGCAGATAAATCCCCGCTCCGTAATTTCCGTTTTTTAACGTATGACGCAATACCGGCGATGGCAAAATCTCGAGATCATCAACATCCACACCGGTTGCCATCAGGCCGCAAATAATTGAGCGTTTCAAAAGTCGCGTCGCGTCCGAAGCGTCGCGGCTGGCGACAATTCTCTGCTTGTTTCCCAATGAAGCTCCAAATGCCGCGCCCAGCTTGACCGCCATTTCGGGCGTTACTTCAGTAAGCCCCAGACCCGAAACTTTGGAATCGGTAAACAATTCCCGGTTCCACTTTTCACCCCAGACAATCGAAGAAGAAACAACGGCGCCGTCATCGATAATCTTGCCCGGCCAGATTTTGCAATTGGCCCGAATTGTCGCCTCAGCTCCGACCTGACAATCATCTGATACAACTGCTCGGTCGAGGATCGAAGCCCCGCGGTCTATCTGCACCTGTTTAGTAATAATAGCGCTGGAAATCGATACCAGAGGCGCGACCACTGTTTTTGACCAAATAGTTGTACCGGAAATTTTGGTTTCTTCGCCGATCGTTGTATGAGAACCTATTATCGAATTGGCGACATGAGCGCCTTCACCAATCCGGCAATTATCACCTATAAAAACGGTTCCGGAGAAAGTAACCGAATCGGCGATATCAACATTATCGCCCAGATAGACCCGGCTTCCGTTTTTCTCTATTACCTCGCCCGGATTTGAAATGGCGACATTTCCCTCAAGAATATCATGCTGAGCGTAAGTATATTCATCGATATTTCCGATATCCCGCCAATATCCTTTGGATATTTTCCCCAGCAGGTTCATATTCTGCTGGAGCATGACGGGAAAGAGATTTTGCGAAAAATCAAAATTGGTTCGGGGCGGAATTAATTGGATAATCTCGGGCTCGAGAATATAAATTCCGGTATTTACCGTATCGGAAAACATTTCGCCCCAGGATGGTTTTTCCAAAAAGCGGGTGATACGGCTATTTTCATCGGTAATAACAATACCGTAGGCAAGAGGGTTTTCGAGCCTTGTCAGCAAAATACTGGCGTCGCCTTTATTATCCTTATGAAATTGGAAAGCCGCACTTAAATCAAAATCGGTTAGCACATCACCCGAAATAATCAGCGTTGTATCGTCACAAAAATCGGCGGCATAGCGAACCGCTCCGGCGGTGCCGTAATCCTGATCGGGCAACATGTAATCCATCTTGACGCCAAACTTGCTTCCGTCCCGGAAATAATCTCGGATAACTTCGGATTGGAAAAATATCAGCGACATGATATCGTCAAATCCATGCTTCCTGAGCAAATTGACGACATGTTCCATCATGGGCCGATTTCCAATCGGCACCATAGGTTTGGGGATATTGATTGTTAGCGGCCTTAACCGGGTCCCAAAACCTCCGGCCATAATAATCGCTTTCACGATTTGTGCTCCCTGTCTGTGCTTGTTTAATTAGCGGCCGATTTTTTCGGCCAGCACTTCAGTTATAACAGAAAAATTATTAAATGGCAAGAATTCAATTTTATGTTCGCGGCAATATTCGGCGAGATAATCTTTGGCAAAAATAATATCGGCTTCGTCAAGCGCGCAAACATCAGACCTGCCGTCGCCAATATATACGGCCCTGCTATATTGTTGACGAAGATTTCTGATATGATACCCTTTACAATTAGCGCATCCGCCACAACTCTTATCATAATAGGGAAATGTAAACTTCAGTCGCCCATTAATCAGTCGGGCGGAATTGGCGAAGACTTCCAAACCATCCAGTTTATACTTTTGAAGCAATCGATAAATATATATATCAAGACCGTCTGAAAGTAGATATAGAGGCATTTCTTTGTGACGCATGTACTCGACAAAATCAATAAATGTTGGGTCGATTTCAAAACTGTCAATGAATTCAAATAATTCCGTTTCGGTGATTTTTCGCATAGCCGCCGCCTCCTGAAGCAAACACTCCCGAGAATCGATTTCGTTTAGTTTCCAGTGGCGGACGGCTTCTTCCGATTTGCCCTCGGAAAAATGATGAAAGAGGCGATTGCCTACATCGCGAGTCGATATCGTTCCGTCAAAATCAGAGAACACTGTTATTTTATTGATTTTCGCATTTTTCACTATGTAGTTCTCGAAATTATACGAGATTTATTTACTTTAAAAATCAAAGGCGGCTCAGGCCGCCTTTGATTTTACAGCATTGTCTGATAAATAATTTCGATTATTTCTTAGGTTTTTCTGTTCTGACGATGGTTTTTATGATAACATCTTCCAGGGGCGCATCTCGGAAACTCCTCTTGGTTCCGGTCTTGACCATCTTAATTTTGTCAACGATATCCATCCCGTCAATAACCTGACCAAACACGGCATAGCAGGCCCCATCAAGATTGAAATTATCTTTAACATTGATATAAAAATGGGTCGTGGCCGAATTGAGATCGTTGGTTCGCCCCATCGCGATTGTGCCGCGTGCGTTTTTTAATCCATTTTTACATTCATTCTCAATCGGCTT is part of the Candidatus Zixiibacteriota bacterium genome and encodes:
- a CDS encoding sugar phosphate nucleotidyltransferase translates to MKAIIMAGGFGTRLRPLTINIPKPMVPIGNRPMMEHVVNLLRKHGFDDIMSLIFFQSEVIRDYFRDGSKFGVKMDYMLPDQDYGTAGAVRYAADFCDDTTLIISGDVLTDFDLSAAFQFHKDNKGDASILLTRLENPLAYGIVITDENSRITRFLEKPSWGEMFSDTVNTGIYILEPEIIQLIPPRTNFDFSQNLFPVMLQQNMNLLGKISKGYWRDIGNIDEYTYAQHDILEGNVAISNPGEVIEKNGSRVYLGDNVDIADSVTFSGTVFIGDNCRIGEGAHVANSIIGSHTTIGEETKISGTTIWSKTVVAPLVSISSAIITKQVQIDRGASILDRAVVSDDCQVGAEATIRANCKIWPGKIIDDGAVVSSSIVWGEKWNRELFTDSKVSGLGLTEVTPEMAVKLGAAFGASLGNKQRIVASRDASDATRLLKRSIICGLMATGVDVDDLEILPSPVLRHTLKNGNYGAGIYLRHNPDNYNVVDIIFLDDSGLDLPTSITKKIARSFTNEDFPRASLANTGHLEEQEGLFKNYSDAFLRMIDGETVRRRDFKIVIDYSYGSAGQFFPAITSSLGIDALSLNAYPNPLRAADHLHELQDKIKQLSTIVTSLSADLGVMINPSAEKMIVIDGQGDEVGSQLLLLLVTDLYLRSHKSRRIAVPVAASMGVEGLAREYGVEVTRVRNDHLAMMNAHIRGGADFVGGTLGGFIFPRFQIGADAMYATIALLEMLANADTTIEELRHRFTSYVRKIVSIPCPWSKKGQVMRTLINITKDKERQLIDGVRIMENGGSVLVVPDRQKAAFRIIAEAESENSVEKIITRYSDLVKESQN
- a CDS encoding MtnX-like HAD-IB family phosphatase gives rise to the protein MKNAKINKITVFSDFDGTISTRDVGNRLFHHFSEGKSEEAVRHWKLNEIDSRECLLQEAAAMRKITETELFEFIDSFEIDPTFIDFVEYMRHKEMPLYLLSDGLDIYIYRLLQKYKLDGLEVFANSARLINGRLKFTFPYYDKSCGGCANCKGYHIRNLRQQYSRAVYIGDGRSDVCALDEADIIFAKDYLAEYCREHKIEFLPFNNFSVITEVLAEKIGR